The following coding sequences are from one Neurospora crassa OR74A linkage group I, whole genome shotgun sequence window:
- the so gene encoding Fso1 — MSRSRGVPDEELFISRPRPSDEDCDSPTVEPLRIFKPMSPKLPGAADKASENRYKYPAPPTSSAASASASKPSIAPLPGLPGLPPLPSFPLPPGASSSAAPLPYPDDDLSRPTQASKPARAPYPVDDVRRPSPASSTGRIYSPPPVSSSPQLHNDTTPRLNISPIEKKPGLADRRGAVPKPLQSPDSPNGDDLFAKPLGRPPQQPALQPVHPAQKISNAYQQKPYYPPPGGGNVRMNSEPSIARISSTASTSTTRASRGSPPPPETPIVEPGVVPGGGIEARYAAAGISGTATLTSLQAQTAQSAAAQSRLAQYGGQRPPSQPQQHSQHPALAQSQQQQQPQAQAQPPRPWTPTETPDQQPFGPPTVYQGDAVAQNPQPARPQPQQQNSFNLPKNPEPVSNAPAGSSLQVSVLEQDFQRMQASTPPPAYSSVTPNASSNYPAEKQRPAQTHPATASTTTTTTNNNNNSHSNNATPNPTSRPATTASGSSSRPVNTASPAPASSIHKPKPVAVAASQTPAQQHPGHPAFANEPQHPAQVAHNVGHPALQHTPSLMASTQAPPPLPEGWIAHLDQNSGQYYYIHLATQATQWEFPKGPNPISHEAAPLSPTASTYGNPLASPLLGGKTGLASPMFHPQTPGYAESIMTVASAAPSGFTGPPPSAGVDMYKIMPTNGVYFGPYLRYVNMDLEKGVWHGSILIVTDAPQPPTIHIHLSVDLSPNPRQLIPHNIWTHQRWVFYKYDMDLQMSEHGTERWTYAVTSHLGCTRYEFIVAGRYETGWRMIAHSGNDFAPSTNQNERAKLGGVGFMWKDILQKNVECGGFHVQLGLGDQIYGDRLWREVPILKQWLAIAGRENRKNVPWTARHEEDVTHAYFHYYTSHFDQPFMREAFAQIPHVLQIDDHDIFDGFGSYPEYMQSSAIFKNIGRIAIDMYLLFQHHTTVEMLRNVSSDMDLFTITGAGWHFVKYLGPAVVVVGPDCRSERTQTRVMAGPTYQGLFPKVAMLPPSVQHCIWMLSVPVVYPRLETVETLANTFATGKKAVNTTYNLLGKVTSSVAGVVGGKEVVAHGFKEVKRAVGKSGLMGNVLNQFGEIDIAEELKDLWTHESKDLERTYLIRTLQGIAQQKGIRMTFLSGDVNSAGAGLLHDPSHPSDHKTMYQLITSPIVAAPCSSYLLKALHSGSNSNKLLYVPLNGHKSTHEVSDTKEDMMEIFHTDASGAAREYKKLMARRNYVAIVAYDPDAGVNMGMGMGGLQQTGYAASVHSGGSNGSGLNKLSLAVDFVVQGDGAFTATTKYGPVIVPHLEYGH, encoded by the exons ATGTCTCGATCCCGCGGTGTTCCTGATGAGGAACTCTTCATCAGTAGGCCTCGCCCTTCGGATGAGGACTGCGATAGTCCCACCGTTGAACCTCTGAGAATCTTCAAGCCCATGAGCCCCAAACTACCCGGTGCCGCCGACAAGGCATCTGAGAACCGCTACAAGTACCCCGCCCCGCCAACATCGTCGGCCGCGTCAGCCTCAGCTTCCAAGCCGTCCATCGCCCCTTTACCCGGCCTCCCGGGCCTGCCTCCGCTGCCATCCTTCCCTCTCCCGCCCGGAGCTTCGAGTTCGGCTGCCCCTCTCCCGTACCCGGACGACGACCTCTCGCGACCTACACAGGCCTCCAAGCCAGCCCGAGCCCCATACCCCGTCGATGATGTGCGCAGGCCTTCTCCCGCCTCCAGCACGGGGCGCATCTATAGCCCTCCTCCGGTCTCCTCGAGCCCCCAGCTACACAACGATACCACTCCGCGGCTGAACATAAGTCCCATTGAGAAGAAGCCAGGGTTGGCCGACAGACGCGGAGCTGTCCCCAAGCCTCTACAGAGTCCCGATAGTCCCAATGGGGATGACCTGTTTGCGAAGCCCTTGGGTCGGCCTCCCCAGCAGCCAGCCCTTCAGCCAGTTCATCCTGCGCAGAAAATCTCCAATGCCTATCAGCAAAAGCCTTACTACCCTCCTCCCGGAGGTGGCAATGTTCGCATGAACTCGGAGCCCAGCATTGCCCGTATCTCTTCAACGGCTTCCACTTCGACCACGAGGGCCAGCCGTGggtcgcctcctcctcccgagACGCCCATTGTCGAGCCGGGTGTGGTTCCAGGAGGCGGAATCGAGGCTCGCTATGCCGCTGCTGGTATTTCAGGGACCGCAACCCTCACGAGTCTCCAGGCACAAACTGCGCAAAGTGCGGCGGCCCAGTCGCGTCTGGCGCAATATGGTGGGCAGAGACCTCCATCTCAACCGCAACAGCATAGCCAGCATCCCGCGCTCGCTCAgtcccagcagcagcagcaacctcaaGCGCAGGCGCAACCACCTCGGCCTTGGACTCCGACCGAGACTCCGGATCAACAACCGTTCGGCCCCCCTACCGTCTACCAAGGCGATGCCGTCGCTCAGAACCCTCAGCCAGCGAGGCCCCAGCCCCAACAGCAGAATAGCTTCAACCTTCCCAAGAACCCCGAGCCCGTGAGTAATGCGCCGGCTGGATCCAGCCTCCAAGTGAGCGTTCTGGAGCAGGACTTCCAACGCATGCAGGCTTCTACTCCTCCACCGGCCTATAGCAGTGTCACTCCCAATGCTTCTTCGAACTACCCAGCCGAGAAACAACGGCCGGCCCAGACACATCCGGCCActgccagcaccaccaccaccaccaccaacaacaacaacaacagccacaGCAACAATGCCACTCCGAACCCAACATCTCGTCCAGCAACAACTGCATCTGGCAGCAGTAGCCGGCCAGTTAATACTGCctctccggctccggcttcatccatccacaaGCCCAAGCCCGTTGCTGTGGCTGCTTCCCAAACCCCGGCCCAACAGCATCCCGGACACCCGGCCTTTGCCAATGAGCCCCAGCACCCGGCTCAGGTTGCCCACAATGTCGGACATCCGGCCCTGCAACACACGCCGTCTCTCATGGCTTCCACCcaggcgccgccgccgttgcctGAGGGCTGGATTGCCCATCTCGACCAGAACTCGGGTCAATACTATTACATCCACTTGGCCACCCAAGCCACGCAGTGGGAGTTTCCCAAGGGCCCCAACCCCATCAGCCACGAGGCGGCGCCCTTGTCTCCCACGGCGTCAACCTACGGCAACCCTCTTGCCTCGCCTCTTCTCGGCGGCAAGACCGGCCTGGCCTCTCCCATGTTCCACCCCCAGACCCCCGGCTATGCCGAGAGCATCATGACCGTCGCCTCCGCCGCGCCCTCTGGCTTCACTGGCCCACCCCCCAGCGCCGGCGTAGACATGTACAAAATCATGCCCACCAACGGCGTCTACTTTGGCCCCTACCTGCGCTACGTCAACATGGACTTGGAGAAGGGCGTCTGGCACGGCAGCATCCTGATCGTCACCGACGCGCCCCAACCGCCCaccatccacatccacctcAGCGTCGACCTCTCCCCGAACCCGCGCCAGCTGATCCCGCATAACATCTGGACGCACCAGCGCTGGGTGTTTTACAAGTACGACATGGACCTGCAAATGTCCGAGCACGGCACCGAGCGCTGGACCTACGCCGTCACCTCGCACCTGGGGTGCACGCGTTACGAGTTCATTGTCGCGGGCCGGTATGAAACCGGATGGCGGATGATTGCGCACTCGGGGAATGACTTTGCTCCGTCGACGAACCAGAACGAGCGCGCAAAGCTGGGCGGCGTGGGATTCATGTGGAAGGATATCCTGCAGAAGAACGTCGAGTGCGGCGGCTTTCATGTCCAGCTGGGTCTGGGCGACCAGATTTATGGTGATCGGCTCTGGCGCGAGGTGCCTATTCTCAAGCAATGGCTTGCTATCGCCGGGAGAGAGAACCGCAAAAATGTCCCCTGGACGGCGAGACACGAGGAGGATGTAACGCATGCTTACTTCCACTACTACACAAGCCACTTCGATCAGCCGTTCATGCGCGAGGCGTTTGCGCAGATTCCGCATGTCTTGCAGATCGATGATCACGATATCTTTGATGGGTTTGGTTCCTACCCGGAGTACATGCAGTCGTCGGCGATTTTCAAGAATATCGGGCGGATTGCGATTGATAtgtacctcctcttccagcaCCACACCACCGTTGAAATGCTGCGCAATGTCAGTTCGGATATGGAcctcttcaccatcaccggCGCCGGCTGGCATTTCGTCAAGTACCTCGGCCCAGCCGTTGTGGTGGTAGGACCCGACTGTCGCTCCGAACGCACGCAGACGCGCGTGATGGCTGGTCCCACGTACCAAGGTCTGTTCCCCAAGGTGGCCATGTTACCGCCTAGCGTGCAGCATTGTATCTGGATGTTATCTGTGCCCGTGGTCTACCCACGTTTGGAGACCGTCGAGACGCTAGCGAATACGTTTGCGACGGGCAAGAAGGCGGTTAACACGACGTATAACTTGCTGGGTAAAGTGACGAGCTCGGTGGCGGGTGTGGTGGGAGGaaaggaggtggtggcgcATGGGTTCAAGGAAGTGAAGAGGGCAGTGGGCAAGAGCGGACTGATGGGTAATGTGCTGAATCAGTTTGGCGAGATCGATATCGCGGAGGAGCTGAAGGACTTGTGGACGCATGAGAGCAAGGATCTGGAGAGGACGTATTTGATTCGGACGCTACAAGGGATTGCGCAGCAGAAGGGGATCAGGATGACGTTTTTGTCTGGTG ACGTCAActccgccggcgccggcctCCTCCACGACCCCTCCCACCCCTCCGACCACAAAACCATGTACCAACTCATCACCTCCCCCATCGTCGCCGCCCCGTGCTCTTCTTATCTCCTCAAAGCTCTCCACTCGggctccaactccaacaaaCTGCTCTACGTGCCTCTCAACGGGCACAAATCCACCCACGAAGTCTCCGACACCAAGGAAGACATGATGGAGATCTTCCATACCGATGCGAGCGGCGCAGCAAGGGAGTACAAGAAACTCATGGCGCGGAGGAATTATGTCGCTATTGTGGCTTATGATCCGGACGCAGGGGTCAATATGGGCATGGGGATGGGAGGACTACAACAAACTGGGTATGCGGCGAGTGTGCATAGTGGGGGGTCTAATGGAAGTGGACTGAATAAACTTAGTCTGGCGGTGGATTTTGTGGTGCAGGGCGATGGGGCGTTTACGGCCACGACCAAGTATGGGCCGGTGATTGTGCCGCATTTGGAGTATGGGCATTAG